A stretch of the Tissierellales bacterium genome encodes the following:
- a CDS encoding late competence development ComFB family protein, whose protein sequence is MADLKAHNMVEIEVRKELENQLKKRKQICHCEQCKEDMVAIALNNLKPRYVVSYKGETYTRIKELEIQFMVDVTREVIKAIELVNREPHHE, encoded by the coding sequence ATGGCAGATTTAAAAGCTCACAATATGGTTGAAATTGAAGTTAGAAAAGAATTAGAAAATCAGCTAAAGAAGCGAAAGCAGATTTGTCACTGTGAACAGTGTAAAGAGGATATGGTAGCTATTGCTTTGAACAACTTAAAACCAAGGTATGTAGTTTCGTATAAAGGAGAAACGTATACTAGAATCAAGGAGTTAGAGATACAATTTATGGTTGATGTCACTAGAGAAGTGATAAAGGCCATAGAACTTGTGAATAGAGAGCCGCACCATGAGTAA
- the aroQ gene encoding type II 3-dehydroquinate dehydratase, which translates to MNKLGKRDPKIYGKETLSDIESSMKKLGEAKGFVLDFFQSNSEGDIIDKIHEYQDYNGIILNAGAYSHYSIAIRDAIEIATCPVIEVHLSNIYKREDFRKTSVISEVCLGQITGFGSLSYIMAIEAFARIFNE; encoded by the coding sequence TTGAATAAATTGGGAAAGAGGGATCCTAAAATTTATGGAAAAGAGACATTAAGTGATATAGAAAGCTCAATGAAAAAACTTGGCGAAGCTAAGGGTTTTGTGTTGGACTTTTTTCAATCAAATAGCGAAGGCGATATAATTGACAAGATACACGAGTATCAGGACTACAATGGTATAATATTGAATGCAGGGGCGTATAGTCATTATAGCATAGCAATCAGAGATGCTATAGAGATTGCTACGTGTCCAGTGATTGAAGTGCACTTATCGAATATCTATAAAAGAGAGGATTTTAGAAAAACATCAGTCATATCTGAAGTCTGTTTGGGCCAGATTACTGGATTTGGTAGTTTGAGCTACATAATGGCGATTGAAGCTTTTGCTAGAATTTTTAATGAGTAA